In one window of Anaerolineae bacterium DNA:
- a CDS encoding 4Fe-4S binding protein — translation VNEALCKGCGSCAGFCPSGAAQVKHFNEKQIFAELEGIVDSLHSVGI, via the coding sequence GGTCAATGAAGCCCTATGCAAAGGATGTGGAAGTTGTGCCGGATTCTGCCCGAGCGGTGCGGCACAGGTTAAACATTTCAACGAGAAGCAGATATTTGCAGAACTCGAAGGGATCGTTGATTCGTTGCATTCAGTGGGAATATAA